The proteins below are encoded in one region of Anoplopoma fimbria isolate UVic2021 breed Golden Eagle Sablefish chromosome 19, Afim_UVic_2022, whole genome shotgun sequence:
- the LOC129107893 gene encoding pro-cathepsin H-like encodes MNTLLLLALLSAASAFHLSEREEFHFKSWMAQHNRVYSMQEYHERFQIFSENKRRIDKHNEGNHTFTMGLNQFSDMTFSEFRKSFLWSEPQNCSATKGNYFSNDGPHPDNIDWRKKGNYVTDVKNQGACGSCWTFSTTGCLESVTAISTGKLVPLSEQQLVDCAQDFNNHGCNGGLPSQAFEYIMYSKGLMTEKDYPYTAFEDTCAYKQKLAAAFVKEVVNITAYDEMGMVDAVATRNPVSLAFEVTGDFMHYSQGVYTSTECHKTTDKVNHAVLAVGYGQESGTPYWIVKNSWGPGWGNGGYFFIERGKNMCGLAACSSFPVV; translated from the exons ATGAACACTTTGCTTTTGTTGGCTTTGCTGTCAGCAGCTTCAGCCTTCCATCTGTCTGAACGAG AAGAGTTTCACTTCAAGTCATGGATGGCACAG CACAACAGAGTGTACAGCATGCAGGAGTACCATGAGAGATTCCAGATATTCTCTGAGAACAAGAGGAGGATTGACAAACACAATGAAGGAAATCACACATTCACAA TGGGGCTGAACCAGTTTTCAGACATGACATTTAGCGAATTTCGAAAGAGTTTCCTCTGGTCTGAGCCACAG AACTGTTCAGCTACCAAGGGGAACTACTTCAGCAACGATGGACCACATCCAGACAACATTGactggagaaagaaaggaaactaTGTGACTGACGTGAAGAATCAG GGAGCTTGTGGCAGCTGCTGGACTTTTTCCACAACCGGCTGTCTGGAGTCTGTAACCGCCATCAGCACAGGGAAGCTCGTACCGCTG TCAGAACAACAGCTGGTCGACTGCGCTCAGGATTTCAACAACCATGGATGTAACGG TGGCCTTCCCAGTCAAGCTTTTGAATACATCATGTACAGCAAGGGACTCATGACAGAGAAGGACTACCCATACACAGCTTTT GAAGATACTTGCGCGTATAAACAAAAACTAGCAGCAGCCTTTGTGAAGGAGGTGGTGAACATAACCGCG TATGATGAGATGGGGATGGTGGATGCGGTTGCCACACGCAATCCTGTCAGCCTTGCCTTCGAGGTGACTGGTGACTTCATGCATTACTCCCAGGGCGTTTACACCAG CACTGAATGCCACAAGACCACAGACAAGGTGAACCATGCTGTGTTAGCAGTCGGGTACGGACAGGAGAGTGGTACCCCTTACTGGATAGTAAAGAACTCATGGGGACCTGGCTGGGGGAATGGCGG ATATTTCTTCATTGAGCGTGGAAAGAACATGTGTGGACTCGCTGCCTGCTCGTCTTTCCCGGTGGTTTGA
- the rasgrf1 gene encoding ras-specific guanine nucleotide-releasing factor 1 isoform X2 — protein sequence MQKGIRLNDGHVTYLGLLAKKDGTRRGCMSKKSSDNTKWHTKWFALLQNMLFYFENESSSRPSGLYLLEGCICDRTPSPKPSQSAKECLEKQYYFTVSFTHENQKALELRTEDVKDCDEWVAAISHASYRNLANEHETLMQKYLHLLQIVETEKMVAKQLRQQIEDGEIEIERLKSEISGLLKDNEKIQASPAAAPTDDDSEIKKIKKVQSFLRGWICRRKWKTIIQDYIRSPHAESMRKRNQVVFSMLDSEAEYVQQLHILVNNFLRPLRMAASSKKPPITHDDVSSIFLNSETIMFLHQIFYQGLKARIASWPTLVLADLFDILLPMLNIYQEFVRNHQYSLQILAHCKQNRDFDKLLKQYEAKPDCEERTLETFLTYPMFQIPRYILTLHELLAHTPHEHVERTSLDYAKSKLEELSRIMHDEVSETENIRKNLAIERMIVEGCEILLDTSQTFVRQGSLIQVPMSEKGKITRGRLGSLSLKKEGERQCFLFSKHLIICTRGSGGKLHLTKQNGVVSLIDCTLLEDPEGTDDESKSDKSGQDMEHLDFKIVVEPKDSQSFTVILVASSRQEKSAWTSDISQCIDNIRCNGLMMNAFEDNSKVTVPQMIKSDSSLYCDDVDIRFSKMMNSCKVLQIRYASVERLLERLTDLRFLSIDFLNTFLHSYRVFTTADVVLDKLITIYKKPISAIPARSLELFFASSQNSKLLYGEPPSSPRASRKFSSPPPLAIAKNSSPNRRRKLSLNIPIITGGKALDLAALSCSSSNGYASMYSTMSPFSKTTLDINKLYVSSPVSSKIPDEGEDKKDKVEDTTVSKQDLSVREESDNDQNQSDEGDPEASPTKSPTTPKNIKCKNSSEFSLFSYNNGMVMSSCREMDNNRSAVSAASAFAIATAGANEGTPTKEKYRRMSLASSGFPTDQRNGDKEFVIRRAATNRVLNVLRHWVSKHSPDFDNNNELKTKAIAFLEEVMHDPELLTQERKAAANIIRTLTQEDHGDNQITLEDVTQLTGEGKVEPFESHSALEIAEQLTLLDHLVFKVIPYEEFFGQGWMKNDKNEKTPYIMRTTKHFNDISNLIATEILRCDDVVTRVLVIEKWVAVADICRCLHNYNAVLEITSSLNRSSVFRLKKTWLKVSKQTKALIDKLQKLVSSEGRFKNLREALKNCDPPCVPYLGMYLTDLAFIEEGTPNYTEDNLVNFSKMRMISHIIREIRQFQQTAYKIDLQPKVAQYLLDNSFVLDEESMYEASLRIEPKVPN from the exons ATGCAGAAGGGAATACGACTCAATGATGGTCATGTCACCTACCTGGGGCTTCTGGCGAAAAAGGATGGTACAAGACGAGGGTGCATGAGCAAGAAGAGCTCAGACAACACGAAATGGCACACAAAGTGGTTTGCTTTGTTACAAAATatgctcttttattttgagaACGAGTCCAGCTCTCGACCCTCGGGATTGTACCTGTTGGAGGGATGCATATGCGACAGGACACCTTCACCCAAACCTTCACAGTCAGCCAAGGAGTGTTTGGAGAAGCAG TACTATTTCACCGTCAGCTTCACCCATGAAAATCAAAAGGCGCTCGAGTTACGCACAGAAGATGTAAAGGACTGCGATGAATGGGTGGCTGCAATATCACACGCCAG TTACAGAAACTTGGCCAACGAGCATGAGACTCTCATGCAGAAGTATCTTCATCTGCTTCAGATTGTGGAGACGGAGAAAATGGTTGCTAAGCAACTTCGACAACAGATAGAAGATGGGGAAATAGAGATTGAAAGGCTTAAGTCAGAG ATCTCTGGGCTGCTCAAAGACAATGAGAAGATTCAAGCCAGCCCAGCCGCCGCCCCAACCGATGACGACTCAGAAATcaagaaaatcaaaaaa GTCCAGAGCTTCCTGCGAGGCTGGATCTGCAGGAGGAAGTGGAAGACAATCATCCAGGATTACATCCGCTCACCGCATGCAGAGAGCATGAGGAAGAGGAACCAGGTGGTGTTCAGCATGTTGGACTCGGAGGCCGAGTACGTCCAGCAGCTTCACATCCTGGTGAACAACTTCCTGAGGCCGCTCCGCATGGCAGCCAGCTCCAAGAAACCGCCCATCACCCACGATGATGTCAGCAGCATATTCCTCAACAG tgAAACTATCATGTTTCTACATCAGATATTTTACCAGGGTCTAAAAGCCAGAATAGCAAGCTGGCCAACATTGGTGCTGG CCGACCTGTTTGACATCCTGCTGCCCATGCTGAACATCTACCAGGAGTTTGTGAGGAACCACCAGTACAGCCTGCAGATCCTGGCTCACTGCAAGCAGAACCGAGACTTTGACAAGTTGCTGAAGCAGTACGAGGCCAAACCCGACTGTGAGGAGAGGACTCTGGAGACCTTCCTCACCTACCCCATGTTCCAG ATTCCCCGCTACATTCTTACACTCCACGAACTTCTGGCCCACACACCACACGAACATGTAGAGAGAACCAGCCTGGACTACGCCAAATCTAAGCTGGAGGAGCTGTCCAG AATCATGCACGACGAGGTGAGCGAGACCGAGAACATCAGGAAGAACCTGGCAATAGAGCGCATGATCGTAGAGGGCTGCGAGATTCTCCTCGACACCAGCCAGACGTTTGTAAGACAAG GGTCTCTTATCCAGGTGCCGATGAGCGAGAAGGGCAAGATCACCCGTGGGCGACTGGGCTCTCTATCCCTGAAGAAGGAAGGGGAGAGGCAGTGCTTTCTCTTCTCCAAGCATTTAATCATCTGCACCAGGGGTTCTGGGGGAAAGCTTCATCTCACCAAG cag AATGGAGTAGTCTCGCTTATAGACTGCACTCTACTGGAGGACCCTGAGGGGACAGATGATGAGT CCAAATCAGACAAGAGCGGCCAGGACATGGAGCACCTGGACTTCAAGATTGTCGTGGAGCCAAAGGACAGCCAGTCATTCACAGTCATCCTGGTGGCCTCCTCGAGGCAGGAGAAGTCTGCATGGACCAGTGACATCAGCCAG TGCATAGACAACATACGCTGCAATGGGCTGATGATGAACGCCTTCGAAGACAACTCTAAAGTCACAGTGCCACAGATGATCAA GTCAGATTCAAGTCTGTACTGCGATGACGTGGACATCCGCTTCAGTAAGATGATGAACTCCTGCAAGGTGCTGCAGATCCGCTACGCAAGCGTCGAGCGCCTGCTGGAGAGACTGACTGACCTCCGTTTCCTCTCCATCGACTTCCTCAACACCTTCCTGCACTCCTATCGCGTGTTCACCACCGCTGATGTGGTGCTAGACAAACTCATCACCATCTACAAGAAGCCCATCAGTGCCATCCCTGCTCG GTCCCTGGAGTTATTCTTTGCCAGCAGTCAGAACAGTAAACTTCTGTATGGAGAGCCTCCCAGCTCCCCCAGAGCCAGCAGAAAGTTCTCCTCCCCACCTCCTCTCGCCATCGCCAAGAATTCGTCCCCAAACCGCCGGCGCAAACTCTCCCTCAACATCCCCATAATCACTGGGGGCAAAGCTCTTGACCTGGCTGccctcagctgctcctcctcaaATGGCTATGCAAGCATGTACTCAACCATGTCCCCATTCAGCAAGACCACCTTGGACATCAACAAACTGTACGTGTCCAGTCCCGTCTCCAGCAAAATCCCTGATGAGGGAGAGGACAAGAAGGACAAGGTGGAGGATACCACAGTGAGCAAACAAG ATCTCTCTGTACGAGAAGAGAGTGACAACGATCAAAACCAGAGTGATGAAGGAGACCCAGAAGCCTCTCCCACCAAGTCACCAACCACCCCGAAAAACATCAAATGCAAAAACTCCTCAG AGTTCTCCCTGTTTTCCTACAACAATGGCATGGTGATGTCCTCGTGTCGAGAGATGGATAACAACCGCAGTGCCGTGTCCGCTGCCTCCGCCTTTGCTATCGCTACAGCTGGAGCCAATGAGGGCACACCTACCAAGGAAAAATATCGGCGGATGTCGCTCGCCAGTAGTG GCTTCCCAACAGATCAGAGAAATGGAGACAAAGAGTTTGTGATCAGACGAGCAGCGACCAACAGAGTCCTGAATGTCCTGAGGCACTGGGTGTCCAAACACTCTCCG GACTTTGATAACAACAATGAGCTGAAGACCAAAGCTATTGCCTTCCTGGAGGAAGTGATGCATGACCCTGAGCTGTTGACCCAGGAGAGGAAAGCAGCAGCCAACATCATCAG GACTCTAACTCAGGAAGACCATGGTGACAATCAGATCACCCTTGAAGACGTGACACAACTG aCCGGTGAAGGGAAGGTTGAGCCCTTTGAGAGTCACTCTGCGTTGGAGATCGCAGAACAGCTCACTCTGCTGGACCACCTTGTGTTTAAGGTCATCCCATATGA GGAATTCTTTGGACAAGGCTGGATGAAGAACGACAAAAATGAGAAGACGCCGTACATCATGAGAACAACAAAGCACTTCAATGAT ATAAGCAACCTTATCGCCACAGAGATCCTACGCTGTGATGACGTGGTCACTCGAGTGTTGGTCATAGAGAAATGGGTGGCTGTAGCAGACATCTGCCGCTGTCTCCACAACTACAATGCCGTTCTAGAGATCACCTCCTCCCTCAACCGCAGCTCTGTCTTCCGTCTCAAGAAGACCTGGCTCAAGGTTTCCAAGCAG ACAAAAGCATTGATTGACAAGCTGCAGAAGCTGGTCTCATCAGAGGGGAGGTTCAAAAACCTGAGAGAGGCTTTGAAGAA CTGTGATCCTCCCTGTGTGCCCTATCTGGGGATGTACCTCACAGACCTGGCTTTCATTGAGGAGGGAACGCCAAACTACACCGAAGACAACTTGGTCAACTTCTCAAAGATGAGAATG atttctcACATCATCAGAGAAATCAGGCAGTTTCAGCAAACAGCATACAAGATTGACCTGCAACCAAAG GTAGCCCAGTATCTACTGGATAATAGCTTTGTTCTGGATGAAGAAAGCATGTACGAAGCCTCTCTCAGAATTGAGCCTAAAGTGCCCAACTGA
- the rasgrf1 gene encoding ras-specific guanine nucleotide-releasing factor 1 isoform X1: protein MQKGIRLNDGHVTYLGLLAKKDGTRRGCMSKKSSDNTKWHTKWFALLQNMLFYFENESSSRPSGLYLLEGCICDRTPSPKPSQSAKECLEKQYYFTVSFTHENQKALELRTEDVKDCDEWVAAISHASYRNLANEHETLMQKYLHLLQIVETEKMVAKQLRQQIEDGEIEIERLKSEISGLLKDNEKIQASPAAAPTDDDSEIKKIKKVQSFLRGWICRRKWKTIIQDYIRSPHAESMRKRNQVVFSMLDSEAEYVQQLHILVNNFLRPLRMAASSKKPPITHDDVSSIFLNSETIMFLHQIFYQGLKARIASWPTLVLADLFDILLPMLNIYQEFVRNHQYSLQILAHCKQNRDFDKLLKQYEAKPDCEERTLETFLTYPMFQIPRYILTLHELLAHTPHEHVERTSLDYAKSKLEELSRIMHDEVSETENIRKNLAIERMIVEGCEILLDTSQTFVRQGSLIQVPMSEKGKITRGRLGSLSLKKEGERQCFLFSKHLIICTRGSGGKLHLTKNGVVSLIDCTLLEDPEGTDDESKSDKSGQDMEHLDFKIVVEPKDSQSFTVILVASSRQEKSAWTSDISQCIDNIRCNGLMMNAFEDNSKVTVPQMIKSDSSLYCDDVDIRFSKMMNSCKVLQIRYASVERLLERLTDLRFLSIDFLNTFLHSYRVFTTADVVLDKLITIYKKPISAIPARSLELFFASSQNSKLLYGEPPSSPRASRKFSSPPPLAIAKNSSPNRRRKLSLNIPIITGGKALDLAALSCSSSNGYASMYSTMSPFSKTTLDINKLYVSSPVSSKIPDEGEDKKDKVEDTTVSKQDLSVREESDNDQNQSDEGDPEASPTKSPTTPKNIKCKNSSEFSLFSYNNGMVMSSCREMDNNRSAVSAASAFAIATAGANEGTPTKEKYRRMSLASSGFPTDQRNGDKEFVIRRAATNRVLNVLRHWVSKHSPDFDNNNELKTKAIAFLEEVMHDPELLTQERKAAANIIRTLTQEDHGDNQITLEDVTQLTGEGKVEPFESHSALEIAEQLTLLDHLVFKVIPYEEFFGQGWMKNDKNEKTPYIMRTTKHFNDISNLIATEILRCDDVVTRVLVIEKWVAVADICRCLHNYNAVLEITSSLNRSSVFRLKKTWLKVSKQTKALIDKLQKLVSSEGRFKNLREALKNCDPPCVPYLGMYLTDLAFIEEGTPNYTEDNLVNFSKMRMISHIIREIRQFQQTAYKIDLQPKVAQYLLDNSFVLDEESMYEASLRIEPKVPN from the exons ATGCAGAAGGGAATACGACTCAATGATGGTCATGTCACCTACCTGGGGCTTCTGGCGAAAAAGGATGGTACAAGACGAGGGTGCATGAGCAAGAAGAGCTCAGACAACACGAAATGGCACACAAAGTGGTTTGCTTTGTTACAAAATatgctcttttattttgagaACGAGTCCAGCTCTCGACCCTCGGGATTGTACCTGTTGGAGGGATGCATATGCGACAGGACACCTTCACCCAAACCTTCACAGTCAGCCAAGGAGTGTTTGGAGAAGCAG TACTATTTCACCGTCAGCTTCACCCATGAAAATCAAAAGGCGCTCGAGTTACGCACAGAAGATGTAAAGGACTGCGATGAATGGGTGGCTGCAATATCACACGCCAG TTACAGAAACTTGGCCAACGAGCATGAGACTCTCATGCAGAAGTATCTTCATCTGCTTCAGATTGTGGAGACGGAGAAAATGGTTGCTAAGCAACTTCGACAACAGATAGAAGATGGGGAAATAGAGATTGAAAGGCTTAAGTCAGAG ATCTCTGGGCTGCTCAAAGACAATGAGAAGATTCAAGCCAGCCCAGCCGCCGCCCCAACCGATGACGACTCAGAAATcaagaaaatcaaaaaa GTCCAGAGCTTCCTGCGAGGCTGGATCTGCAGGAGGAAGTGGAAGACAATCATCCAGGATTACATCCGCTCACCGCATGCAGAGAGCATGAGGAAGAGGAACCAGGTGGTGTTCAGCATGTTGGACTCGGAGGCCGAGTACGTCCAGCAGCTTCACATCCTGGTGAACAACTTCCTGAGGCCGCTCCGCATGGCAGCCAGCTCCAAGAAACCGCCCATCACCCACGATGATGTCAGCAGCATATTCCTCAACAG tgAAACTATCATGTTTCTACATCAGATATTTTACCAGGGTCTAAAAGCCAGAATAGCAAGCTGGCCAACATTGGTGCTGG CCGACCTGTTTGACATCCTGCTGCCCATGCTGAACATCTACCAGGAGTTTGTGAGGAACCACCAGTACAGCCTGCAGATCCTGGCTCACTGCAAGCAGAACCGAGACTTTGACAAGTTGCTGAAGCAGTACGAGGCCAAACCCGACTGTGAGGAGAGGACTCTGGAGACCTTCCTCACCTACCCCATGTTCCAG ATTCCCCGCTACATTCTTACACTCCACGAACTTCTGGCCCACACACCACACGAACATGTAGAGAGAACCAGCCTGGACTACGCCAAATCTAAGCTGGAGGAGCTGTCCAG AATCATGCACGACGAGGTGAGCGAGACCGAGAACATCAGGAAGAACCTGGCAATAGAGCGCATGATCGTAGAGGGCTGCGAGATTCTCCTCGACACCAGCCAGACGTTTGTAAGACAAG GGTCTCTTATCCAGGTGCCGATGAGCGAGAAGGGCAAGATCACCCGTGGGCGACTGGGCTCTCTATCCCTGAAGAAGGAAGGGGAGAGGCAGTGCTTTCTCTTCTCCAAGCATTTAATCATCTGCACCAGGGGTTCTGGGGGAAAGCTTCATCTCACCAAG AATGGAGTAGTCTCGCTTATAGACTGCACTCTACTGGAGGACCCTGAGGGGACAGATGATGAGT CCAAATCAGACAAGAGCGGCCAGGACATGGAGCACCTGGACTTCAAGATTGTCGTGGAGCCAAAGGACAGCCAGTCATTCACAGTCATCCTGGTGGCCTCCTCGAGGCAGGAGAAGTCTGCATGGACCAGTGACATCAGCCAG TGCATAGACAACATACGCTGCAATGGGCTGATGATGAACGCCTTCGAAGACAACTCTAAAGTCACAGTGCCACAGATGATCAA GTCAGATTCAAGTCTGTACTGCGATGACGTGGACATCCGCTTCAGTAAGATGATGAACTCCTGCAAGGTGCTGCAGATCCGCTACGCAAGCGTCGAGCGCCTGCTGGAGAGACTGACTGACCTCCGTTTCCTCTCCATCGACTTCCTCAACACCTTCCTGCACTCCTATCGCGTGTTCACCACCGCTGATGTGGTGCTAGACAAACTCATCACCATCTACAAGAAGCCCATCAGTGCCATCCCTGCTCG GTCCCTGGAGTTATTCTTTGCCAGCAGTCAGAACAGTAAACTTCTGTATGGAGAGCCTCCCAGCTCCCCCAGAGCCAGCAGAAAGTTCTCCTCCCCACCTCCTCTCGCCATCGCCAAGAATTCGTCCCCAAACCGCCGGCGCAAACTCTCCCTCAACATCCCCATAATCACTGGGGGCAAAGCTCTTGACCTGGCTGccctcagctgctcctcctcaaATGGCTATGCAAGCATGTACTCAACCATGTCCCCATTCAGCAAGACCACCTTGGACATCAACAAACTGTACGTGTCCAGTCCCGTCTCCAGCAAAATCCCTGATGAGGGAGAGGACAAGAAGGACAAGGTGGAGGATACCACAGTGAGCAAACAAG ATCTCTCTGTACGAGAAGAGAGTGACAACGATCAAAACCAGAGTGATGAAGGAGACCCAGAAGCCTCTCCCACCAAGTCACCAACCACCCCGAAAAACATCAAATGCAAAAACTCCTCAG AGTTCTCCCTGTTTTCCTACAACAATGGCATGGTGATGTCCTCGTGTCGAGAGATGGATAACAACCGCAGTGCCGTGTCCGCTGCCTCCGCCTTTGCTATCGCTACAGCTGGAGCCAATGAGGGCACACCTACCAAGGAAAAATATCGGCGGATGTCGCTCGCCAGTAGTG GCTTCCCAACAGATCAGAGAAATGGAGACAAAGAGTTTGTGATCAGACGAGCAGCGACCAACAGAGTCCTGAATGTCCTGAGGCACTGGGTGTCCAAACACTCTCCG GACTTTGATAACAACAATGAGCTGAAGACCAAAGCTATTGCCTTCCTGGAGGAAGTGATGCATGACCCTGAGCTGTTGACCCAGGAGAGGAAAGCAGCAGCCAACATCATCAG GACTCTAACTCAGGAAGACCATGGTGACAATCAGATCACCCTTGAAGACGTGACACAACTG aCCGGTGAAGGGAAGGTTGAGCCCTTTGAGAGTCACTCTGCGTTGGAGATCGCAGAACAGCTCACTCTGCTGGACCACCTTGTGTTTAAGGTCATCCCATATGA GGAATTCTTTGGACAAGGCTGGATGAAGAACGACAAAAATGAGAAGACGCCGTACATCATGAGAACAACAAAGCACTTCAATGAT ATAAGCAACCTTATCGCCACAGAGATCCTACGCTGTGATGACGTGGTCACTCGAGTGTTGGTCATAGAGAAATGGGTGGCTGTAGCAGACATCTGCCGCTGTCTCCACAACTACAATGCCGTTCTAGAGATCACCTCCTCCCTCAACCGCAGCTCTGTCTTCCGTCTCAAGAAGACCTGGCTCAAGGTTTCCAAGCAG ACAAAAGCATTGATTGACAAGCTGCAGAAGCTGGTCTCATCAGAGGGGAGGTTCAAAAACCTGAGAGAGGCTTTGAAGAA CTGTGATCCTCCCTGTGTGCCCTATCTGGGGATGTACCTCACAGACCTGGCTTTCATTGAGGAGGGAACGCCAAACTACACCGAAGACAACTTGGTCAACTTCTCAAAGATGAGAATG atttctcACATCATCAGAGAAATCAGGCAGTTTCAGCAAACAGCATACAAGATTGACCTGCAACCAAAG GTAGCCCAGTATCTACTGGATAATAGCTTTGTTCTGGATGAAGAAAGCATGTACGAAGCCTCTCTCAGAATTGAGCCTAAAGTGCCCAACTGA